One Strix uralensis isolate ZFMK-TIS-50842 chromosome 9, bStrUra1, whole genome shotgun sequence DNA segment encodes these proteins:
- the MUC4 gene encoding mucin-4 isoform X7, with amino-acid sequence MLQDTGATPAVLDASPSRSQPGPMVGLAPPGTGVTPGPAPAPPLQAGPQHGTTPGAETWSPSAAPGTGTARSGTPGVPRAASVPVASQADVPPLLEGSATAGMALGVSPSSITQEMAADMSPLTLVTPLPAMGASGSPRSDGSTTERAVVTASLEVDMEENPGASAAGPAPSHAIVTTGPSPEPPPQGTDAPETRHPVDLPLLTPREGRSALPAVANPSPTPATTSPLRNATAGKTPQPVTLMPPENAAVERDGGRSQLAGDGRTTQAAPSSTLVENTRVGAITGTPLSSDTALGTAPLASPPTTASVSARPRAAASDHSYRSAEPTTDTGTDLDMDIASPTTGNETAGLPLGRPTPMAGVAEPGTGDATPLAHSALDSKSPVAVAIMDTVSPTDPEPFIASSSDLAHSTAEPNVSVSPSVPGNTRLVVVAPSVTPSITVTDTAVGAGDASLDRVTTPHSAVLSSASAPHSPHVTPRPSPGTTDSTHDPALRALSPVAEDKPMAGVSSLAVGHTHTWETTAVSQSGAGGTTARVDTTHSETGAEGAAPPASTNSTHVPVSNTAGTSPATTPAASVSPSSTIPPATSASGETFVMTRTTAAVSPATAKATSTSSDLSLAVTHEEAGGATSNRATGQAASTSPPGFQTSLGAPALGEKTAITAGSTTSIAAGSTKPITAGSTTGIAAGTTTSIAAGTTAAITAGSITSIAAGSTTAITAGSTTAITAGSTVAIMASSTTGITAGSSTMAIASGSTTGIAAGSTKPITAGSTTGIAAGSTTTIAASSTTGIAAGNTKPFTAGSTTGISAGSTTAITAGSTAAIAAGSTTGIAAGSTMAITAGSTTSIAAGSTAAITAGSTTDIAAGSTMVITAGSTVAVARTAPASPAKDAGGLLAQGTTAPGRPPATTSPAVSLASAFGTQRGPATTPSTSAHTTAGHRNPAPEPPPTHKLIMPSALLYPFGMEGGDQECVQRMVDFNCPLFKPEIGFPFGKSLRDALYFTDNGQIIFPPTDNYVPSNPNPPPQGFSGQEALPMVAAFWDDADFSQGVGTTWYQEYSTLSSTRDPLVHDVEAKIEKYLKTPYVAKWTLKVTWEKAPAYPSRWDDTQTNTYQAVLTTDGNRSFALLLYQDRGMRWDYTKLAAGNVLIGFSSGDGYAKNNELTQKPPAVKYRPDQYSSAGTDVRGLWIYRLDTRSRVNYRLRCLVWLDAEPAPATWNAQLPPCPCSWPQAELDPRYRQSRGPADTSVRMLRTASPNPAGAGVRCLYRDKSLLEGWQERAWSLPIHPAADGELEAFDWCCQRVEKPLFCTRFAEKRPRVGCEGYVPPTPAGAFGDPHITTLDGLTYTFNGLGDFVLLLASDAQTSFVLHGRTAQTGTAQATNFMAFAAQYISAITTTVEWTLGSQGDIQVLLNNETIQFSYSQDMDAEVYYSPGVLLVNVSSVTAIFDGAIAVSISATSGILSVVCSLPDRYRNSTKGLLGVWDHDPADDFQMPNGTSIPVNSSEEEIYSYGMTWAVAEQNLFAQSLDSPVMNFTPIFLSRLRQENESQYQLAALQCHGSKECIYDSLSTGDVALGLATQSLVADFQQKKTVLNAFPPVITGDTSLTAFRTERVRRQYHAVGVGARFVSHVSQELNISESGTLTWEPHSTAPLTISLEAVGSNNLSALLQLRFTLCSCSRSQECDYSDSITLGGSSLQLAACRCEGGYSGPFCQDPPDPCTQGCFPGVGCDSHAGCGPCPAGLTGDGRHCSDIDECAQGTVCPGNTTCTNTVGSFVCSCPAGEEGKGPGCGSACGSHSCPEGYCSNGGLCRLHPITCTPTCTCPPAFTDQRCLVAGGDFRPLPSADLPRRSVQLRVRTLQNATAEEVNSTVSAILDSLEVKAFQSNTNITQMTDSDGFTFVVVSEFAYDSRGTIIRFLNKELLGAITDAFNRQRRQREAGTHLPFQHLHRENVTDLVKLTVAELRRYFPCGLYGYKGYQLHYVGTVGFVCISPCKTGYCQHGSRCQHLLEGPTCSCLPFSIFSPAGARCEWLAVSLTAFIGILLGALALLCLLLATACLALHLCRRHRRRHRGHQDQAGDLPAPPDLSSPSCSLPPRAKETFWRPRTFSYKDPETPRQASEPAPPAALACHQSCPGTSRLMEEPATAAGPGNRACVEAEDRHLPLGVWSLWEDSIWRRGFFLNEKCLFSVGWPKQENFSFP; translated from the exons ATGCTGCAGGACACTGGAGCCACACCAGCTGTGCTTGATGCATCTCCCAGCCGCAGCCAGCCAGGTCCCATGGTGGGCTTAGCACCCCCGGGAACCGGTGTCACCCCTGGACCTGCACCAGCCCCACCGCTCCAGGCTGGGCCCCAACATGGGACAACACCGGGGGCAGAGACGTGGTCACCCAGCGCTGCACCAGGCACGGGCACGGCCAGGTCAGGCACCCCAGGGGTACCCAGAGCAGCCAGCGTGCCCGTGGCATCACAAGCAGACGTCCCCCCTCTCCTGGAAGGCAGTGCCACTGCAGGGATGGCTCTGGGGGTGTCCCCATCCAGCATCACCCAAGAGATGGCAGCAGACATGTCCCCACTGACCCTGGTCACCCCACTGCCAGCAATGGGTGCTTCAGGCAGCCCCCGCTCTGATGGCAGCACCACAGAGCGAGCAGTGGTGACAGCATCCCTGGAGGTGGACATGGAGGAGAACCCAGGTGCCAGTGCAGCAGGGCCAGCTCCCAGCCACGCGATTGTCACCACCGGGCCATCACCAGAGCCACCTCCCCAAGGGACTGATGCTCCTGAAACCAGGCACCCAGTAGATCTGCCTCTTCTGACTCCTAGGGAGGGTCGCTCGGCCCTGCCGGCTGTGGCTAACCCCAGCCCAACACCGGCCACAACCAGCCCCCTCCGCAATGCCACCGCTGGCAAGACACCCCAGCCTGTGACACTGATGCCCCCTGAAAATGCAGCTGTGGAGAGAGATGGGGGCAGGTCTCAGCTGGCAGGAGATGGCAGAACCACCCAGGCAGCTCCGAGCTCAACTCTGGTTGAAAACACAAGGGTGGGTGCCATTACAGGTACCCCCCTCAGCAGTGACACcgccctggggacagccccacTGGCATCACCTCCCACCACAGCCAGCGTCTCTGCTCGGCCAAGGGCGGCCGCATCAGACCACAGCTATCGCAGCGCTGAGCCCACCACAGACACGGGCACGGACTTGGACATGGACATAGCTTCTCCCACCACAGGGAATGAGACTGCGGGGCTGCCCCTGGGGCGGCCCACTCCTATGGCTGGGGTGGCAGAGCCAGGCACGGGTGATGCCACCCCCTTGGCACACTCTGCCCTGGACAGTAAAAGCCCTGTGGCAGTGGCCATCATGGACACGGTGTCACCCACCGATCCAGAGCCTTTTATAGCATCTTCCTCTGACCTCGCTCACAGCACTGCTGAGCCAAATGTCAGTGTGTCCCCTTCTGTCCCTGGGAACACCCGTCTGGTGGTGGTGGCACCGTCTGTCACCCCCAGCATCACTGTCACTGATACAGCAGTGGGAGCAGGCGATGCCAGTCTCGACAGGGTCACAACACCACACTCTGCTGTGCTCAGCAGTGCTTCTGCTCCACACAGCCCTCATGTCACCCCGAGGCCATCCCCTGGGACCACCGATAGCACCCATGACCCAGCTTTGAGGGCTCTCAGCCCAGTTGCTGAGGACAAGCCCATGGCTGGGGTCTCCTCACTGGCTGTTGGCCATACACACACATGGGAAACCACAGCCGTCTCCCAGTCAGGTGCTGGGGGTACCACTGCCCGGGTGGACACCACCCACTCTGAGACCGGTGCTGAGGgtgcagcacccccagccagcaCCAACAGCACCCATGTGCCTGTCTCCAACACCGCTGGCACAAGCCCAGCCACCACGCCAGCTGCCAGCGTGTCCCCCAGCAGCACCATCCCACCAGCCACCTCAGCCAGCGGGGAGACCTTCGTGATGACCAGGACCACCGCAGCCGTGTCGCCTGCCACAGCGAaggccaccagcaccagcagtgACCTGTCCCTCGCTGTGACGCACGAGGAGGCAGGCGGAG CCACCAGTAACCGTGCCACGGGACAGGCAGCGAGTACGTCACCTCCTGGCTTCCAGACATCTCTAGGGGCACCTGCCTTGGGGGAGAAAACAGCCATCACTGCAGGCAGCACCACATCCATCGCTGCAGGCAGCACCAAACCCATCACTGCAGGCAGCACCACAGGCATCGCTGCAGGTACCACCACATCCATTGCTGCAGGGACCACTGCAGCCATCACTGCAGGCAGCATCACATCTAttgctgcaggcagcaccacAGCCATCACTGCAGGCAGCACCACAGCCATCACTGCAGGCAGCACAGTGGCCATCATGGCAAGCAGCACCACAGGCatcactgcaggcagcagcaccatGGCCATCGCTTCAGGCAGCACCACAGGCATAGCTGCAGGCAGCACCAAACCCATCACTGCAGGCAGCACCACAGGCATCGCTGCAGGCAGCACCACAACCATTGCTGCAAGCAGCACCACAGGCATTGCTGCAGGCAACACCAAACCCTTCACTGCAGGCAGTACCACAGGCATCTCTGCAGGCAGCACCACAGCCAtcactgcaggcagcacagcagccATCGCTGCAGGCAGCACCACAGGTATCGCTGCAGGCAGCACCATGGCCATCACTGCAGGCAGCACCACATCCATCgctgcaggcagcactgcagccaTCACTGCAGGCAGCACCACAGATATTGCTGCAGGCAGCACCATGGTCAtcactgcaggcagcactgtgGCAGTTGCACGCACAGCCCCAGCGAGCCCAGCCAAGGATGCAGGTGGCCTCCTGGCCCAAGGCACCACAGCACCAGGGAGACCACCAGCCACCACCAGCCCTGCTGTCTCCCTGGCTTCTGCCTTTGGGACACAGAGGGGACCAGCCACAACACCAAGCACGTCTGCCCACACCACTGCTGGCCACAGAAATCCTGCCCCTGAGCCTCCACCCACCCACAAGCTTATCA TGCCATCGGCTTTGCTCTATCCCTTCGGCATGGAGGGAGGGGACCAAGAGTGTGTTCAGAGGATGGTGGATTTTAACTGCCCCCTATTCAAGCCAGAGATTGGGTTCCCCTTCGGAAAGTCGCTGCGGGATGCTCTCTAT TTTACAGATAACGGACAGATCATTTTCCCACCCACGGACAACTATGTCCCCTCCAACCCCAACCCACCTCCCCAGGGCTTCAGCGGCCAGGAGGCTTTGCCGATGGTGGCTGCCTTCTGGGATGATGCAGATTTCTCCCAGGGTGTCGGCACCACCTGGTACCAG GAGTACTCCACCCTCAGTTCTACCCGAGACCCTCTTGTCCATGATGTGGAAGCAAAGATTGAGAAATACCTGAAAACCCCCTACGTGGCAAAATGGACCTTGAAGGTGACGTGGGAGAAGGCTCCGGCATACCCATCCCGGTGGGATGACACTCAG ACGAACACCTACCAGGCGGTCCTCACCACCGATGGGAACCGTTCCTTTGCTCTGCTGCTCTACCAGGACAGAGGGATGCGCTGGGACTACACCAAGCTGGCTGCGGGCAACGTGCTGATTGGCTTCTCCAG CGGTGATGGCTATGCCAAAAATAACGAGCTGACTCAAAAGCCACCAGCTGTCAAGTACCGACCTGACCAGTACAGCAGCGCTGGCACCG ATGTGCGCGGGCTGTGGATATACAGGCTGGACACTCGCTCCCGGGTGAACTACAGGCTGCGGTGCCTGGTGTGGCTGGACGCAGAGCCAGCGCCGGCCACCTGGAATGCCCAGTTGCCACCATGCCCCTGCTCCTGGCCTCAGGCAGAGCTGGACCCCCGCTACCGCCAGAGCAGAG GCCCAGCGGACACCTCCGTGAGGATGCTGCGCACTGCGTCACCCAACCCGGCTGGAGCCGGCGTGCGGTGTCTGTACCGAGATAAGAGCTTGCTCGAAGGCTGGCAGGAGAGAGCATGGAGCCTCCCCATCCACCCTGCCGCTG ATGGGGAGCTGGAGGCATTTGACTGGTGCTGCCAGCGCGTGGAGAAGCCCCTGTTCTGCACCAGGTTTGCTGAGAAGAGACCGAGGGTCGGCTGTGAGGGATATGTGCCACCCACCCCTG CTGGTGCCTTCGGGGACCCCCACATCACCACCCTGGATGGACTCACCTATACCTTCAATGGGCTCGGGGACtttgtcctgctgctggccagcGATGCCCAGACCAGCTTCGTGCTGCATGGGCGCACAGCCCAGACTGGTACAGCCCAGGCCACCAACTTCATGGCCTTCGCTGCCCAGTACATCTCTGCCATCACCACAACA GTTGAGTGGACCTTGGGGAGCCAGGGTGACATCCAAGTCCTCCTGAACAATGAAACCATCCAGTTTTCCTATTCCCAAG ACATGGATGCTGAGGTGTACTACAGCCCTGGTGTCCTGCTGGTCAACGTCTCCTCCGTCACAGCCATCTTTGATGGGGCCATCGCTGTCTCCATCTCAGCCACCTCCGGGATCCTCAGCGTGGTCTGCAGCCTTCCTGATCGGTACCGCAATAGCACCAAGGGCCTCCTGG GTGTGTGGGACCATGACCCCGCAGATGACTTCCAGATGCCGAATGGTACCAGCATCCCTGTGAACAGCAGCGAGGAGGAGATCTACAGCTACGGGATGACCT GGGCTGTTGCAGAGCAAAACCTGTTTGCTCAGTCTCTGGACTCACCAGTAATGAACTTCACACCCATCTTCTTGTCTCGGCTGCGGCAGGAGAACGAAAGCCAGTACCAGCTGGCAGCTTTGCAGTGCCATGGCAGCAAGGAGTGCATCTACGATTCGCTGAGCACAGGGGACGTGGCCCTGGGCCTGGCCACCCAGAGCCTCGTGGCCGACTTCCAGCAGAAGAAGACTGTACTCA ATGCCTTCCCTCCCGTCATCACCGGTGACACATCACTCACAGCCTTCAGGACAGAAAGGGTCAGGAGGCAGTACCATGCTGTGGGGGTGGGCGCACGCTTTGTGTCCCACGTCTCGCAAGAGCTCAACATATCTG AGAGTGGCACCCTGACGTGGGAGCCCCACAGCACGGCCCCGCTCACCATCAGCCTGGAGGCCGTTGGGTCCAACAATCTCTCCGCCCTCCTTCAGCTTCGCTTCACcctttgcagctgcagcaggagccaggaGTGTGACTACAGCGATAGCATCACCCTCGGGGGGTCCTCCCTGCAG CTGGCAGCCTGCAGGTGTGAGGGCGGCTACTCGGGTCCCTTCTGCCAGGACCCTCCGGACCCCTGCACCCAGGGATGCTTCCCCGGCGTGGGCTGTGACTCGCATGCTGGCTGTGGCCCCTGTCCGGCTGGCCTGACTGGTGACGGGCGGCACTGCTCAG ATATCGACGAGTGCGCGCAGGGGACAGTGTGCCCAGGGAACACCACCTGCACCAACACGGTGGGAAGCTTTGTCTGCTCCTGCCCAGCCGGTGAGGAGG GCAAGGGACCAGGCTGTGGCTCAGCCTGCGGCTCCCACTCCTGCCCCGAGGGGTACTGCAGCAACGGGGGACTCTGCCGCCTgcaccccatcacctgcaccccCACCTGTACCTGTCCCCCAGCTTTCACCGACCAGCGCTGCCTGGTGGCAGGGGGGGATTTTCGGCCGCTGCCCAGTGCAG ATCTCCCCCGGAGAAGTGTCCAGCTGCGGGTCAGGACGTTGCAAAATGCCACTGCTGAGGAAGTCAACAGCACT GTCTCGGCCATCCTGGACTCCCTGGAGGTAAAGGCTTTCCAGAGCAACACCAACATTACCCAGAT GACAGACAGCGATGGCTTCACCTTCGTAGTGGTGTCTGAGTTCGCCTATGACAGCCGTGGCACCATCATCCGCTTCCTGAACAAGGAGCTGCTGGGGGCCATCACCGATGCCTTCAACAGGCAGCGGAGGCAGCGGGAGGCAGGCACACACCTCCCCTTCCAGCACCTGCACCGGGAGAACGTCACTGACCTGGTGAAGT TGACAGTGGCTGAGCTGAGGCGCTATTTTCCATGTGGTCTGTATGGCTACAAAGGCTACCAGCTCCACTACGTGGGGACCGTCGGCTTCGTCTGCATCTCCCCTTGCAAGACAGGCTACTGCCAGCACGGCAGCCGGTGCCAGCACCTGCTTGAGGGGCCCACATGCAG CTGCCTCCCCTTCTCCATCTTCTCACCCGCTGGTGCCCGGTGCGAGTGGCTGGCCGTCAGCCTCACCGCCTTCATCGGCATCTTGCTGggagccctggctctgctctgcctcctgctcGCCACTGCCTGCCTGGCCTTGCACCTCTGCCGCCGGCACCGCCGCCGGCACCGAGG GCACCAGGACCAGGCAGGGGATCTCCCAGCCCCTCCTGACTTGTCAtccccttcctgctccctccctcccagggcTAAGGAGACCTTCTGGAGGCCACGGACCTTCTCCT ATAAGGATCCAGAGACCCCACGTCAGGCCTCCGagccagcccccccagcagccctaGCCTGCCACCAGTCCTGCCCCGGCACCTCCAGGCTCATGGAGGAGCCAGCCACTGCTGCCGGCCCCGGGAACCGCGCCTGTGTGGAGGCagaggacaggcacctgccttTAGGGGTCTGGTCTTTGTGGGAGGATTCAATCTGGaggagggggttttttttgaatgaaaaatgtcttttttctgttGGGTGGCCAAAGCAAGAAAATTTCAGCTTCCCCTGA